In one window of Ostrinia nubilalis chromosome 19, ilOstNubi1.1, whole genome shotgun sequence DNA:
- the LOC135081231 gene encoding GAS2-like protein 3 encodes MAYYRCGPTAIGSRTSWGPVSSPSEPPSFERPLSGNFDRIFNAFERTNAFEYVKSLDEKEERLVGHGDIVVNRKMSSSFERADCALAAQTPCEDDEDFYREKILYSQARQLFPLQEDLADWINKTIGISYLSGENFLDVLDNGAELCQLAAVLHARAREAFDQGLIVGPVPQIRGRCWQRAARRSFFSRDNTENFLTFCRDLGVHENLLFESDDLVLHNQPRQVILCLLEVARLATRFLVEPPGLVALEKEIALEERDSGLDSAMSGAAWQFRDASPVPDADNVPPPSSPEPNDSQLSVPDNVDAESTKSEETVASTDSDVPLKPTNELDKRVQLVTRLMERGCRCGDGKCSKLLKVKKVGEGRYNIAGRNVFIRLLKGRHMMVRVGGGWDTLEHFLSRHEPCQVRLVTPGRRAPPLPVPLPSPPPSPCPSPASSKAKTSSGKSSPALEPRRTSTPTKPAPVRSLKSTLTLPLKPEDKKSAPRTRKQSAPSSFSTPDTPTGRAVRTPPAEYRKSLTTTSLLATPKKSRSMSLATAPKEEKKFCGTDRLNQAKKKSISAASTPTESPAVTARKTRSQSLASTPVETKKSFSTANGYAKKTRSMSLATPTEPLRPTHKSLSLTGSGALTQAAIEESIRLSLEATIADNSSSKKPFLHIKAKYRSPPPREVPPR; translated from the exons ATGGCGTACTACCGCTGCGGGCCCACGGCCATCGGCAGCCGGACCTCGTGGGGGCCTGTATCCTCACCCTCCGAGCCCCCGAGCTTCGAGCGGCCCCTCAGCGGCAACTTCGATCGCATCTTCAACGCGTTCGAGCGCACCAACGCCTTCGAGTACGTCAAGAGCCTGGATGAGAAGGAGGAGAGGCTCGTTGGCCATGGAGATATAGTCGTGAATAGGAAGATGAGCAGTAGTTTTGAGAGGGCGGACTGTGCGCTGGCCGCGCAGACGCCGTGCGAGGACGACGAGGACTTTTACCGGGAGAAGATCCTGTACTCGCAGGCCAGGCAGCTGTTCCCGCTGCAGGAGGACTTGGCTGACTGGATTAACAAAACCATAG GGATCTCGTACCTGTCGGGGGAGAACTTCCTGGACGTGCTGGACAACGGCGCGGAGCTGTGCCAGCTGGCCGCCGTGCTGCACGCGCGCGCCCGCGAAGCCTTCGACCAGGGCCTCATCGTGGGG CCGGTGCCGCAAATCCGCGGTCGCTGCTGGcagcgcgcggcgcggcgcagCTTCTTCTCGCGCGACAACACCGAGAACTTCCTGACCTTCTGCCGCGACCTCGGCGTGCACGAGAACCTGCTGTTCGAGAGCGACGACCTCG TGCTGCACAACCAGCCGCGGCAGGTGATCCTGTGCCTGCTGGAGGTGGCGCGGCTGGCGACCCGCTTCCTCGTGGAGCCGCCCGGGCTCGTCGCGCTCGAGAAGGAGATCGCGCTGGAGGAGCGCGACTCGGGGCTCGACTCCGCCATGTCCGGCGCCGCCTGGCAGTTCCGCGACGCCTCGCCCGTGCCGGACGCGGACAA CGTTCCACCGCCATCTTCGCCTGAACCTAATGACT CGCAACTGTCGGTGCCTGATAACGTGGATGCAGAGAGCACGAAGTCGGAGGAGACGGTGGCCAGTACGGACTCCGACGTGCCGCTGAAACCCACCAATGAGCTGGACAAGCGG GTGCAGCTGGTGACGCGTCTGATGGAGCGCGGCTGCCGCTGCGGCGACGGCAAGTGCTCCAAGCTGCTGAAGGTCAAGAAGGTCGGCGAGGGCCGCTACAACATCGCCGGCAGGAACGTCTTCATCCGG CTGCTGAAGGGGCGGCACATGATGGTCCGCGTGGGCGGCGGCTGGGACACGCTGGAGCACTTCCTGTCGCGGCACGAGCCCTGCCAGGTGCGCCTCGTCACGCCcggccgccgcgcgccgccccTGCCCGTCCCCCTCCCCTCCCCGCCACCCTCCCCCTGCCCCTCCCCCGCCAGCAGCAAGGC CAAAACCAGCAGCGGAAAAAGCTCCCCCGCGCTCGAACCGCGTCGCACGTCCACCCCCACCAAACCCGCCCCCGTCCGCAGCCTCAAATCAACCCTGACCCTCCCCCTGAAGCCAGAAGACAAGAAATCAGCCCCGCGCACCAGGAAGCAATCGGCACCGTCCAGCTTCAGCACCCCTGATACACCCACGGGCCGCGCGGTGCGCACGCCGCCCGCAGAATACAGGAAGTCGCTCACCACCACCAGCCTGCTCGCCACCCCCAAGAAGTCCCGCAGCATGAGCCTGGCGACGGCCCCGAAGGAGGAGAAGAAGTTCTGCGGGACGGATCGTTTAAACCAGGCCAAGAAGAAGAGCATCAGTGCTGCCAGCACGCCGACGGAATCTCCCGCGGTAACAGCGCGGAAAACCCGCAGCCAGAGCCTCGCCTCCACACCGGTCGAGACCAAGAAGTCGTTTTCCACCGCCAACGGCTACGCCAAGAAGACCCGCAGCATGAGTCTCGCGACGCCCACCGAGCCTCTGCGGCCGACGCACAAGAGCCTGTCGCTAACCGGCAGCGGGGCCCTAACGCAGGCCGCCATCGAGGAGAGCATCCGGCTGTCGTTAGAGGCGACTATAGCTGATAACTCTTCCTCCAAAAAGCCGTTTCTGCACATCAAAGCCAAATACAGAAGTCCCCCGCCCCGGGAGGTGCCCCCCAGATAA